One Solea solea chromosome 5, fSolSol10.1, whole genome shotgun sequence genomic window carries:
- the styx gene encoding serine/threonine/tyrosine-interacting protein isoform X1 — protein sequence MDEENKLQFPSLPAIKEELLDWAYPMRRDMQEILPGLFLGPYSAAMKSKLPFLETQGITHIVCVRQDIEANFIKPNFPHTFRYLVLGIADNPMENIIRFFPMTKEFIDSCLATGGKVLVHGNAGISRSAALVIAYLMETFGIKYRDAFSHVQERRFCINPNVGFVHQLQEYEAIYLAKLTIKMMSPMQLGRSFPLHPGMPGSRKRSLEEDEDFGSMQVTAAQNG from the exons ATGGACGAGGAGAACAAACTTCAGTTCCCGTCTCTGCCCGCGATcaaggaggagctgctg GACTGGGCTTATCCGATGAGACGAGACATGCAG GAGATATTACCAGGACTGTTTTTAGGACCCTACTCTGCTGCAATGAAAAGCAAG CTGCCATTTCTGGAAACGCAGGGCATAACGCATATTGTGTGTGTTCGCCAAGATATTGAAGCCAATTTTATCAAGCCCAATTTCCCTCATACCTTTAG ATACCTTGTATTAGGTATTGCTGACAATCCAATGGAAAATATAATAAGATTTTTTCCTATG actaAAGAATTTATTGATAGCTGCTTAGCAACAGGAG GAAAGGTACTGGTGCATGGTAATGCAGGGATATCAAgaag TGCCGCCCTTGTGATTGCATACCTTATGGAAACATTTGGAATAAAATACAG GGATGCATTCAGCCACGTCCAAGAGCGGAGGTTCTGCATCAACCCCAATGTGGGCTTTGTGCACCAGCTACAG gAGTATGAAGCAATCTACCTAGCCAAATTGACCATTAAAATGATGTCACCGATGCAGCTGGGTAGGTCCTTCCCCTTACATCCAGGGATGCCAG GAAGCCGTAAGCGCAGtctggaggaggatgaagacttTGGATCAATGCAGgtcacagcagcacagaatGGATAA
- the styx gene encoding serine/threonine/tyrosine-interacting protein isoform X2 produces the protein MDEENKLQFPSLPAIKEELLDWAYPMRRDMQEILPGLFLGPYSAAMKSKLPFLETQGITHIVCVRQDIEANFIKPNFPHTFRYLVLGIADNPMENIIRFFPMTKEFIDSCLATGGKVLVHGNAGISRSAALVIAYLMETFGIKYRDAFSHVQERRFCINPNVGFVHQLQEYEAIYLAKLTIKMMSPMQLGSRKRSLEEDEDFGSMQVTAAQNG, from the exons ATGGACGAGGAGAACAAACTTCAGTTCCCGTCTCTGCCCGCGATcaaggaggagctgctg GACTGGGCTTATCCGATGAGACGAGACATGCAG GAGATATTACCAGGACTGTTTTTAGGACCCTACTCTGCTGCAATGAAAAGCAAG CTGCCATTTCTGGAAACGCAGGGCATAACGCATATTGTGTGTGTTCGCCAAGATATTGAAGCCAATTTTATCAAGCCCAATTTCCCTCATACCTTTAG ATACCTTGTATTAGGTATTGCTGACAATCCAATGGAAAATATAATAAGATTTTTTCCTATG actaAAGAATTTATTGATAGCTGCTTAGCAACAGGAG GAAAGGTACTGGTGCATGGTAATGCAGGGATATCAAgaag TGCCGCCCTTGTGATTGCATACCTTATGGAAACATTTGGAATAAAATACAG GGATGCATTCAGCCACGTCCAAGAGCGGAGGTTCTGCATCAACCCCAATGTGGGCTTTGTGCACCAGCTACAG gAGTATGAAGCAATCTACCTAGCCAAATTGACCATTAAAATGATGTCACCGATGCAGCTGG GAAGCCGTAAGCGCAGtctggaggaggatgaagacttTGGATCAATGCAGgtcacagcagcacagaatGGATAA
- the gnpnat1 gene encoding glucosamine 6-phosphate N-acetyltransferase, with protein sequence MLLDETPLFDPSLLQELDWSSNTVSFSPPISPSCPGEGLVLRPLCMADFNRGLFMVLSQLTQTGDVTPEQFTKKFDHMKKTGDYYVVVVEDTNLGQIVATATLITEHKFIHSCAKRGRVEEVVVSDVCRGKQLGKLLVSTLTLLSKKLNCYKITLECSLKNVAFYEKFGYSASSETYMQCRFSE encoded by the exons ATGCTGCTGGACGAGACTCCTCTGTTTGACCCCTCTCTGCTTCAGGAGCTGGACTGGAGTAGCAACACTGTGTCCTTCTCTCCCCCCATCTCCCCTTCCTGTCCAGGAGAAGGCCTGGTGCTGAGGCCGCTCTGTATGGCTGACTTCAATAGAG GACTCTTCATGGTTTTATCTCAACTCACCCAGACTGGAGATGTCACACCGGAGCAGTTCACGA AAAAGTTTGATCACATGAAGAAGACAGGAGATTACTATGTTGTTGTGGTGGAGGACACCAATCTGGGGCAGATTGTTGCCACGGCGACATTGATCACAGAGCACAAATTCATCCACTCCTGTGCAAAG agaGGCCGGGTGGAGGAGGTAGTAGTCAGTGATGTCTGTCGAGGGAAGCAGCTGGGCAAACT GTTAGTTTCAACTCTTACTCTTCTGAGCAAAAAACTGAACTGCTATAAAATCACACTGGAATGTTCTCTCAAAAATGTGGCTTTCTATGAAAAGTTTGGCTACAGCGCTTCAAGTGAGACCTACATGCAGTGTCGATTTTCCGAATGA